From the Candidatus Krumholzibacteriota bacterium genome, one window contains:
- a CDS encoding type II toxin-antitoxin system PemK/MazF family toxin: protein MGVEVNRFEVYLVNLDPTAGSEIKKTRPCLIISPDEMNHSIRTVIVAPLTTKGRPYPTRVLCKFKGKSGQVVLDQIRTIDKERLLEKLGRLDKRSAYAVLSVLAEIFAP from the coding sequence ATGGGAGTGGAAGTAAATAGATTTGAGGTTTACCTGGTAAATCTGGATCCAACTGCTGGAAGTGAGATTAAGAAGACACGTCCGTGCTTGATTATTTCGCCCGACGAGATGAATCATAGTATTAGGACAGTTATTGTTGCTCCGCTTACTACAAAGGGCAGACCATATCCTACAAGGGTGTTATGCAAGTTTAAGGGTAAAAGCGGGCAAGTTGTTTTAGATCAAATCCGTACAATTGACAAGGAGAGACTGTTAGAGAAATTGGGGCGTTTAGATAAACGATCAGCATATGCAGTTCTGTCTGTACTTGCTGAGATATTTGCGCCCTAA
- a CDS encoding lmo0937 family membrane protein translates to MLWIIGIILLVLWLVGLITANTFGGVIHVLLVIALVVLVVRFLQSRRSRG, encoded by the coding sequence ATGCTTTGGATAATAGGAATAATTCTTTTGGTTCTGTGGTTGGTGGGGCTTATTACCGCGAACACATTCGGCGGAGTAATTCATGTTCTTCTGGTTATCGCGCTCGTGGTGCTGGTCGTTCGGTTTCTCCAGAGCCGGCGCTCGCGCGGTTAA
- a CDS encoding AbrB/MazE/SpoVT family DNA-binding domain-containing protein, with amino-acid sequence MKSKIVKIGNSQGIRIPKPIIEQVGIEQDIEIIVEDNRLVISPAQRPRSDWLAAFQKMAERGDDKLLDLGEISPKKWDEEEWEWK; translated from the coding sequence ATGAAGTCTAAGATTGTCAAGATAGGCAACTCCCAAGGAATAAGGATACCAAAACCTATTATAGAGCAGGTCGGAATAGAGCAGGATATCGAGATCATAGTTGAAGATAATCGCCTTGTTATAAGTCCGGCACAGAGGCCAAGGTCTGATTGGTTAGCGGCATTTCAGAAGATGGCAGAGCGTGGAGACGACAAGCTCCTTGATCTTGGAGAGATATCACCGAAAAAATGGGATGAGGAGGAATGGGAGTGGAAGTAA
- a CDS encoding AbrB/MazE/SpoVT family DNA-binding domain-containing protein — translation MNTVTLSPKFQVVIPKAIREILKLKPGQRIQAIVYQNRIELIPVKSAKDMRGFIKGIDTEIEREGDRV, via the coding sequence ATGAATACGGTGACGCTTTCACCAAAATTTCAGGTTGTTATTCCTAAGGCGATTCGGGAGATACTTAAGCTTAAACCAGGCCAAAGGATCCAAGCAATAGTCTATCAGAATAGAATCGAACTCATTCCAGTCAAATCAGCAAAAGATATGCGAGGATTTATAAAAGGTATTGATACGGAGATCGAGAGGGAGGGAGATAGGGTATGA
- a CDS encoding ice-binding family protein translates to MKKFSARCAFFALALSFLAFGTLTGLAGCSDNSVEPEFIAPSQPTDVTHTQVDPTTVEITWTASTDNLVVCSYNVYRGSFLIGNTRYTSFRDTGLIPGMTYVYTVEALDCSQNASARSTPADTVITPGIPPDASSILGCAADFATLAGTTITNTGGTEITGDIGLSPGTAITGFPPGTYTGTLHINDTEANAAKLCLTTSYLYIEGQPPGATVAGNIGGQTLPPGTYTSSSTLAISSGDLTLDAGGDANAVFIFQIASDLTVTSGRQVILAGNAQADNVYWQAGSAVTLGTTSAFKGNILALDAVTLETGATLDGRVFARNGAVTLDDNAVTRP, encoded by the coding sequence ATGAAAAAGTTTTCAGCTCGTTGCGCTTTTTTCGCTTTGGCATTATCTTTTTTGGCTTTTGGAACGCTAACCGGGCTGGCGGGATGTTCGGACAACAGCGTCGAGCCGGAATTTATCGCTCCCAGTCAACCGACCGACGTGACGCACACGCAAGTGGACCCAACCACTGTAGAAATTACCTGGACTGCTTCAACCGACAACCTGGTGGTGTGTTCGTATAATGTCTACAGAGGGTCCTTTCTGATCGGCAACACAAGATACACCAGCTTCCGGGACACCGGTCTTATTCCCGGCATGACGTATGTCTACACCGTTGAGGCCCTGGACTGTTCGCAAAACGCGAGCGCACGCTCAACACCCGCCGATACCGTCATAACACCAGGGATTCCTCCAGACGCGAGCTCCATCCTCGGGTGCGCGGCCGATTTTGCAACTCTGGCCGGCACGACGATTACCAACACCGGCGGTACGGAGATTACCGGAGATATCGGGTTGAGCCCGGGTACGGCGATAACCGGATTTCCTCCGGGAACCTACACCGGGACCTTGCACATCAATGATACTGAGGCAAACGCGGCCAAATTGTGCTTGACCACCTCGTATCTCTACATAGAGGGGCAGCCGCCGGGTGCAACCGTTGCCGGAAACATAGGCGGGCAAACCCTTCCCCCGGGCACCTATACATCCAGCTCTACGCTTGCGATATCGTCAGGGGATCTCACTCTCGACGCCGGGGGCGACGCGAATGCTGTTTTCATCTTCCAGATTGCGTCCGATCTTACCGTGACGTCCGGCCGACAGGTCATTCTGGCAGGCAACGCTCAGGCCGATAACGTCTATTGGCAGGCAGGCAGCGCAGTGACCCTTGGAACAACTTCGGCCTTTAAGGGAAACATACTGGCCCTTGACGCAGTTACACTGGAGACCGGCGCGACTCTGGATGGCAGAGTGTTTGCGAGGAATGGCGCGGTTACCCTGGACGACAATGCGGTTACCAGACCGTAA
- a CDS encoding type II toxin-antitoxin system VapC family toxin yields the protein MNVVDSSGWLEFFADGPNADFFTSAIQDTEKLILPTLSIFEVFKKILQQREEGEALQAIALMQQGAVVELTSSLALEAARLSIEEKLPLADSVMLTTSRAYEATLWTQDSDFEGMSGVKYVKKI from the coding sequence ATGAATGTGGTTGATTCGTCGGGATGGCTGGAATTCTTCGCTGATGGACCGAATGCCGATTTTTTTACTTCGGCTATTCAGGATACAGAGAAATTGATCTTACCTACGCTGAGTATATTCGAAGTATTCAAAAAGATCCTGCAGCAAAGAGAAGAGGGGGAAGCTTTGCAGGCAATAGCTCTTATGCAGCAAGGTGCTGTAGTGGAGTTGACATCGAGTCTGGCACTGGAAGCAGCCAGGCTGAGTATTGAAGAAAAGCTACCACTGGCAGACAGTGTGATGTTAACGACATCTAGGGCATATGAAGCTACCTTATGGACTCAGGACTCTGACTTCGAGGGTATGAGCGGTGTAAAGTATGTTAAAAAGATATGA
- a CDS encoding PKD domain-containing protein → MKKYFWLLSAMVVLAVLVLPIQPLHGEGMDGKVGLGLYGGAYKLVLTDHSDLWTPGWLAGADLKYGLTPKFAIGLEGSWMQTYLADLSTGSRMQDGARLTFDNVTDGPRQRAYVAGLFAEYRFMADKRVSPVLFAGPGIYFWKWADKDGNTLFSDDPALVDANLPQTDKAGNTYELKDQELYLMGGAGLELFASQSLSFEVGAKFRYLTHLLSDFTDDQDIVGSDPGQLDLPKGIVELYTGMTFYFGGEECPPLICTSSGNPISGQAPLTVQFDGSHRGGCPDYTYAWNFGDGSTSNEKNPSHTYYSEGDYSASLTVTDSKNTAAENSVYVTVECSKLVVTASGNPTSGTAPLSVEFAGSATGGCPNYTFEWNFGDGNTSRERNPNHVYQTEGDYTALLTVTDSKNNTQEKSVSIKSSAEEYIPTPEKPVILEGVKFEFDKSALTADSRQILDRVAASLLKYPEVKVEVGGYTDSAGNEKYNMNLSEQRAKAVRDYLVNKGVPASQLTARGYGETKPIADNKTAEGRAKNRRVELKKN, encoded by the coding sequence ATGAAAAAATATTTTTGGTTATTGAGCGCGATGGTTGTACTGGCAGTTTTGGTTTTGCCGATCCAACCGCTGCATGGAGAGGGCATGGACGGAAAAGTGGGATTAGGCCTGTACGGCGGAGCCTACAAACTTGTCCTGACCGATCACTCCGATCTCTGGACGCCGGGATGGCTCGCCGGCGCCGACTTGAAGTACGGGTTAACCCCCAAATTCGCAATCGGCCTTGAAGGGAGCTGGATGCAAACCTACCTGGCCGACTTGAGCACAGGCTCGAGGATGCAGGACGGAGCCAGATTGACCTTTGACAATGTGACCGACGGGCCCCGGCAGCGCGCCTATGTGGCAGGACTGTTTGCAGAATATCGTTTCATGGCGGACAAGAGAGTGTCGCCTGTACTTTTTGCCGGGCCCGGGATTTACTTCTGGAAATGGGCCGACAAAGACGGGAACACCTTGTTTTCCGACGATCCCGCTCTCGTCGATGCGAATTTGCCCCAGACGGATAAAGCCGGGAACACTTACGAATTAAAGGACCAGGAACTGTACCTTATGGGCGGAGCCGGGTTGGAGCTTTTCGCCTCACAGTCACTCTCTTTTGAGGTTGGAGCCAAGTTTCGTTATTTGACACACCTTCTAAGCGATTTTACGGACGATCAGGACATCGTTGGATCAGATCCGGGCCAGCTTGATCTGCCCAAAGGGATCGTCGAACTGTACACAGGCATGACCTTCTATTTCGGCGGGGAAGAGTGCCCGCCCCTTATTTGCACCTCATCTGGAAATCCCATTAGCGGACAGGCTCCGCTGACAGTCCAGTTTGACGGTTCCCACAGAGGGGGGTGCCCGGACTACACGTACGCGTGGAACTTCGGAGACGGAAGCACGAGCAACGAAAAGAATCCCAGCCATACCTATTATTCTGAGGGAGACTATTCGGCCTCGCTTACGGTCACGGATTCCAAAAATACAGCCGCTGAAAACAGTGTTTATGTAACAGTCGAGTGTTCGAAGCTTGTTGTTACCGCGTCCGGGAATCCAACGAGCGGGACAGCTCCTCTTTCGGTGGAGTTTGCAGGTTCCGCCACCGGAGGTTGTCCGAACTACACGTTCGAGTGGAATTTCGGAGACGGGAACACGAGCAGGGAACGGAATCCAAACCATGTCTATCAGACGGAGGGGGACTATACGGCCTTGCTGACGGTCACCGATTCGAAGAATAACACACAGGAGAAATCCGTTTCCATAAAGAGTTCGGCCGAGGAATACATCCCGACTCCGGAAAAACCCGTGATCCTTGAGGGAGTTAAATTCGAGTTCGACAAGTCGGCTCTCACCGCCGATTCCAGACAGATACTCGACCGTGTTGCGGCGAGTCTGCTGAAGTACCCTGAAGTGAAAGTCGAAGTGGGCGGGTATACCGATTCAGCCGGCAACGAGAAATACAATATGAATCTGTCAGAACAGCGGGCGAAAGCTGTGCGCGACTACCTCGTCAACAAAGGCGTCCCGGCATCGCAGCTGACAGCCAGAGGATACGGAGAAACGAAACCGATAGCGGATAACAAAACGGCGGAAGGAAGGGCGAAAAACCGCCGGGTCGAATTGAAGAAAAATTAG
- a CDS encoding PKD domain-containing protein, with amino-acid sequence MESILENRNHGGERMNKKRYILTLTAICIWSVLAALVAGPAQAMDQNGKWGVGVHGLIYKLGITDHSDMWTLGKGINLGLKYGLTSKFTLGLEGQIMQTYLADLSVGSRMQDGAGLTFDNVTDGPRQRAFLVGVVAEYHFMPEKKWSPYIFGGSGVYKWKWADKDWNTLISADPSLLGTGVPPFTSDSSCYYLKDQEIYFMVGAGLEYFPTEWLSLELGAKFRYLSHLLTNFRDERDIVGTGTDQLDLPRGIAEAFAGVTFYFGGKECPPLYCTASGIPTSGQAPLTVQFDGSHRGGCPDYTYAWNFGDGSTSNEKNPSHTYYSEGDCSASLTVTDSKNTAAENSVYVTVECPKLVVTASGNPTSGTAPLSVEFAGSATGGCPNYKFAWDFGDGNTSRERNPNHVYQTEGDYTALLTVTDSKNNTQEKSVSIKSSAEEYIPTPEKPVILEGVKFEFDKSALTADSRQILDRVAASLLKHPEVKVEVGGYTDSAGNEKYNMNLSEQRAKAVRDYLVNKGVPASQLTARGYGETKPIADNKTAEGRAKNRRVELKKI; translated from the coding sequence GTGGAAAGTATTCTTGAAAATCGAAACCATGGTGGTGAGAGAATGAACAAGAAGAGATATATATTAACACTAACGGCGATCTGTATATGGTCGGTATTGGCGGCTTTGGTGGCCGGCCCGGCGCAAGCTATGGATCAAAACGGAAAGTGGGGAGTGGGCGTTCACGGCCTGATATATAAGCTCGGTATTACCGACCACTCCGACATGTGGACCTTGGGCAAAGGGATTAACCTCGGACTGAAGTATGGTCTGACCAGTAAGTTTACTCTTGGCCTGGAAGGGCAGATCATGCAGACCTACCTGGCCGACTTGAGCGTAGGCTCAAGGATGCAGGACGGAGCCGGATTGACCTTTGACAACGTGACCGACGGGCCCCGGCAGCGCGCTTTTCTGGTTGGGGTGGTGGCCGAATATCATTTCATGCCGGAGAAAAAATGGTCTCCCTACATCTTCGGCGGTTCGGGTGTCTATAAATGGAAATGGGCCGATAAAGACTGGAACACCTTGATTTCGGCCGACCCTTCCCTGCTCGGCACCGGCGTCCCTCCCTTTACCAGTGACTCAAGCTGTTACTATTTAAAAGACCAGGAAATTTATTTCATGGTGGGAGCGGGATTGGAATATTTTCCCACCGAATGGCTTTCTTTGGAATTAGGAGCAAAGTTTCGTTACCTGTCCCATCTCCTGACCAACTTCAGGGATGAGAGAGACATTGTTGGGACGGGCACTGATCAGTTAGATCTGCCCCGAGGCATAGCCGAAGCGTTTGCCGGCGTGACCTTCTATTTCGGCGGGAAAGAGTGTCCGCCGCTTTATTGCACCGCATCGGGAATTCCCACCAGCGGACAGGCTCCGCTGACAGTGCAGTTTGACGGTTCCCACAGAGGAGGGTGCCCGGACTACACGTACGCGTGGAACTTCGGAGACGGAAGCACGAGCAACGAAAAGAATCCCAGCCATACCTATTATTCGGAGGGAGACTGTTCGGCCTCGCTTACGGTCACGGATTCCAAAAATACAGCCGCTGAAAACAGTGTTTATGTAACGGTCGAGTGTCCGAAGCTTGTTGTTACTGCGTCCGGGAATCCAACGAGCGGGACAGCTCCTCTTTCGGTGGAGTTTGCAGGTTCCGCCACCGGAGGTTGTCCGAACTACAAGTTCGCGTGGGATTTCGGAGACGGGAACACGAGCAGGGAACGGAATCCAAACCATGTCTATCAGACGGAGGGGGACTATACGGCCTTGCTGACGGTCACCGATTCGAAGAATAACACACAGGAGAAATCCGTTTCCATAAAGAGTTCGGCCGAGGAATACATCCCGACTCCGGAAAAACCCGTGATCCTTGAGGGAGTTAAATTCGAGTTCGACAAGTCGGCTCTCACCGCCGATTCCAGACAGATACTCGACCGTGTTGCGGCGAGTCTGCTGAAGCACCCTGAAGTGAAAGTCGAAGTGGGCGGGTATACCGATTCAGCCGGCAACGAGAAATACAATATGAATCTGTCAGAACAGCGGGCGAAAGCTGTGCGCGACTACCTCGTCAACAAAGGCGTCCCGGCATCGCAGCTGACAGCCAGAGGATACGGAGAAACGAAACCGATAGCGGATAACAAAACGGCGGAAGGAAGGGCGAAAAACCGCCGGGTCGAATTGAAGAAAATTTAA
- a CDS encoding response regulator transcription factor, whose protein sequence is MAKIRILLIEDNRLLREGIAAMLNAQSYFEVDALAEDGDIVEQLKKMKISPDIILLNLGLKKETSLNLMAGLMKELQTARFIAMDMFPEQSDIIEFVKAGGSGFILKTASLEDYIQTIKRVAEGEDVLPTALTNSLFTEIIQAALKTGNGIPKNSMQLTSRELDVTTLITEGLGNKEIAERLYISTYTVKSHVHNILEKLALNTRLQIAAFVREKDSER, encoded by the coding sequence ATGGCGAAAATCAGGATACTGCTGATCGAAGATAATCGTCTTCTCCGCGAAGGCATCGCAGCCATGCTGAACGCCCAGAGCTATTTCGAAGTCGACGCACTAGCCGAAGACGGCGACATTGTTGAGCAGTTGAAGAAGATGAAAATCTCCCCCGACATCATTCTCCTGAATCTGGGGCTGAAAAAGGAGACCAGCTTGAATCTGATGGCCGGACTGATGAAAGAATTACAGACGGCGCGATTTATCGCAATGGACATGTTCCCCGAACAATCCGATATCATAGAGTTCGTGAAAGCCGGCGGCAGCGGCTTTATTCTCAAGACCGCTTCGCTGGAGGATTACATTCAAACAATTAAAAGGGTCGCGGAGGGCGAAGATGTGCTTCCAACGGCCCTGACTAATTCACTCTTCACTGAAATCATCCAGGCGGCGCTTAAAACAGGCAATGGGATCCCCAAAAATTCGATGCAGTTAACCAGCCGGGAGCTGGACGTCACCACCCTCATTACCGAGGGTCTCGGAAACAAGGAAATAGCCGAACGCCTCTATATCTCCACCTACACCGTAAAGAGCCATGTGCACAATATTCTGGAAAAGCTGGCCCTCAATACCCGCCTGCAGATAGCTGCCTTTGTCCGAGAGAAAGATTCCGAACGATAG